In Clostridium sp. JN-1, one genomic interval encodes:
- a CDS encoding YncE family protein → MSFLYVCNTSSDCISSININKFKEENRIYLKKHSTSDRIGPHGICAYKDKLLVVNNYSNSISILDKVNGIEESSYYIGVHCNDVIVFKDTAYVICGDINSLIVFDLIKKEVISQIPCGNLPHSICINREKKLLLISNIQDDSITLINCANNKSIKNIRVGAYPTKAVFTVDGRYILVCESNIGSDYKGSIAVMSLKNYKIITRIAAGNSPIDMWCDENSCFVSNFGDGSISLIDINYYREDKNIIVGGMPRAITKYGKNVYVGDSYNNLLIKVNIISKQKKHIPIGGEPTGMILV, encoded by the coding sequence TTGAGTTTTTTGTATGTGTGTAATACTTCATCAGACTGCATATCTAGTATTAACATAAATAAATTCAAAGAGGAAAATAGGATTTATCTAAAAAAACATAGTACCAGTGATAGAATTGGGCCGCATGGTATATGTGCATATAAAGACAAATTATTAGTTGTTAATAATTACAGCAACAGCATATCTATATTAGACAAGGTAAATGGAATTGAGGAAAGTAGTTATTATATAGGTGTGCATTGTAATGACGTAATAGTTTTTAAGGACACTGCTTATGTTATATGCGGAGACATTAATAGTTTAATCGTTTTTGACTTAATAAAAAAAGAGGTCATTTCACAAATTCCATGCGGAAATTTACCACACAGCATATGTATAAATAGAGAAAAGAAGCTGCTCTTAATTTCAAATATACAAGACGACAGCATAACTTTAATAAATTGTGCAAATAACAAAAGTATAAAAAATATACGTGTGGGAGCATATCCAACAAAAGCGGTATTTACTGTAGATGGAAGATACATTTTAGTATGTGAGAGCAATATAGGATCGGATTATAAGGGCAGTATAGCTGTAATGTCTTTAAAAAATTACAAAATAATAACGAGAATAGCTGCAGGAAATTCTCCTATAGATATGTGGTGTGATGAAAATTCATGTTTTGTATCAAACTTTGGAGATGGAAGTATAAGCTTAATAGACATAAATTATTATCGTGAGGATAAAAATATAATAGTAGGTGGAATGCCAAGAGCTATAACTAAATACGGAAAAAATGTTTATGTAGGTGACAGTTATAATAATTTATTGATAAAAGTAAATATTATAAGTAAACAAAAAAAACATATACCTATAGGAGGAGAACCTACAGGCATGATTTTAGTTTAA
- a CDS encoding TIGR03905 family TSCPD domain-containing protein — MYTYITKGVCSRKISFDVKDNKIFNVLFTGGCNGNLQGISRLVEGMDINDVSKKLKGISCGGKGTSCPDQLAAAIQELILKNHA, encoded by the coding sequence ATGTATACTTATATAACAAAAGGCGTTTGTTCACGCAAAATAAGTTTTGATGTAAAAGATAATAAAATTTTTAATGTATTATTTACAGGTGGATGTAATGGGAACTTACAAGGTATATCAAGACTTGTTGAAGGTATGGATATAAATGATGTTTCAAAAAAATTGAAAGGTATATCATGTGGAGGTAAGGGTACTTCTTGTCCAGATCAATTAGCTGCAGCAATCCAGGAATTAATATTAAAAAATCACGCTTAG
- a CDS encoding folylpolyglutamate synthase/dihydrofolate synthase family protein, with amino-acid sequence MNYDEAVEYIVNTARFGKKSGLNRIKKILELLDNPHEKIKFIHIAGTNGKGSTTAMISSILINAGFKVGMFTSPYIEKFEERIQINGQNISKSALSEIVTDISKAVNKVIEMGYGNPTQFEIITCAMFCYFYYENVDFGVIEVGIGGRLDCTNVIKPYDDKSKGGVILSVITSISFDHMALLGDTLQEIAYEKAGIIKTGIPVVLYPNEMEVENAVEKVCLDKNAKLIKVPFNCVRSINHEKINSKSIDFNQKLEVKTSKDKYEIELSLLGKHQLFNCAASIFAIEELIKMGVKIEKRHIYDSLKKVKWMGRLEVMRNNPIVVIDGAHNADGIQKLKESIEEYFDYKKLILILGILADKEVSKMVQEIAPMAQKIITVSPNTYRAESSEELCEIVKKVNSNSESKSDYKDAYETALSYCNKDDLLVISGSLYMIGDMRKIINKSHRMYNS; translated from the coding sequence ATGAATTATGATGAAGCAGTGGAGTACATAGTGAATACTGCTAGGTTTGGAAAAAAGTCTGGACTTAATAGAATTAAAAAGATACTTGAGTTATTGGATAATCCACATGAAAAAATAAAATTTATACATATAGCAGGTACAAATGGCAAAGGCTCTACAACTGCAATGATTTCAAGCATTTTAATTAATGCAGGTTTTAAAGTTGGAATGTTTACATCTCCTTATATTGAAAAGTTTGAAGAGAGAATTCAAATAAATGGACAGAATATATCTAAATCTGCCTTGAGTGAAATTGTTACTGATATATCAAAAGCTGTTAACAAAGTGATAGAAATGGGATATGGAAATCCTACACAATTTGAAATAATAACATGTGCAATGTTTTGCTATTTTTATTATGAAAATGTTGACTTTGGTGTAATAGAAGTTGGCATTGGCGGAAGGCTTGATTGTACCAATGTAATTAAGCCATATGATGATAAAAGTAAAGGAGGAGTAATATTGAGTGTTATTACTTCTATAAGTTTTGATCATATGGCACTACTTGGAGATACATTACAGGAGATAGCTTATGAAAAAGCTGGAATAATAAAGACAGGTATTCCAGTTGTTTTGTATCCTAATGAAATGGAAGTTGAAAATGCAGTAGAAAAAGTTTGTTTAGATAAGAATGCTAAACTAATAAAAGTACCTTTTAATTGTGTCAGAAGTATCAATCATGAGAAAATAAATAGCAAAAGTATTGATTTTAATCAAAAGCTTGAGGTAAAAACATCAAAAGATAAATATGAGATTGAATTATCACTTCTTGGGAAACATCAACTTTTCAATTGTGCAGCTTCAATATTTGCCATAGAAGAATTGATAAAAATGGGAGTTAAAATAGAAAAAAGGCACATATATGATTCCTTAAAAAAAGTTAAATGGATGGGAAGACTTGAAGTAATGAGAAACAATCCAATTGTAGTTATAGATGGTGCACACAATGCAGATGGAATTCAAAAGTTAAAAGAAAGTATAGAAGAATATTTTGATTATAAGAAGCTAATTTTAATACTTGGCATACTAGCTGATAAAGAAGTTAGTAAGATGGTTCAAGAAATAGCTCCTATGGCACAAAAAATTATAACGGTATCTCCAAATACATATAGAGCAGAAAGTTCTGAAGAGCTTTGTGAAATAGTTAAAAAGGTCAATTCTAACTCAGAATCAAAAAGCGATTATAAAGATGCATATGAGACAGCATTATCTTATTGTAATAAAGATGATTTACTTGTTATATCTGGATCTTTGTATATGATAGGAGACATGAGAAAAATAATTAACAAATCACATAGAATGTATAATTCATAA